TCAGCCGTTACGCCGGCGGCGCGGATGAAAACGCCCCGCTGCACAAGCTGGGCGGCGACGCCTGGACGCGCGCGCGGCAAAAAGCGGCCGAACGGGTGCGCGACGTGGCGGCGGAGCTGCTGGATATTTACGCCCAGCGCGCCGCCAAGGCCGGTTTCGCCTTCAAGCATAACCGCGAACAATACCAGCTGTTCTGCCAGACCTTCCCATTCGAAACCACGCCGGATCAGGAACAGGCGATCAATGCGGTGCTGAGCGACATGTGCCAGCCGCTGGCGATGGACCGCCTGGTGTGCGGCGACGTCGGCTTCGGCAAAACCGAAGTGGCGATGCGCGCCGCCTTCCTGGCGGTGGAAAACGGCAAGCAGGTGGCGGTGCTGGTGCCGACCACCCTGCTGGCGCAACAGCACTTCGACAACTTCCGCGATCGCTTCGCCACCTGGCCGATCCGCATCGAGATGATGTCGCGCTTCCGCAGCGCCAAAGAGCAGCAGCAGGTGCTGGACGACGCGGCCGAGGGCAAAGTGGACATCATCATCGGCACGCACAAACTGCTGCAGAGCGATCTGCGCTGGAAGGATTTGGGGCTGCTGATCGTCGATGAAGAGCACCGCTTTGGCGTGCGCCACAAGGAGCGCATCAAAGCGATGCGCGCCGACGTCGATATCCTGACGCTGACCGCCACGCCGATCCCGCGTACGCTGAACATGGCGATGAGCGGCATGCGCGATCTGTCGATCATCGCCACTCCGCCGGCGCGCCGGCTGGCGGTGAAGACCTTCGTGCGCGAATACGACAGTCTGGTGGTGCGCGAGGCGATCCTGCGCGAAGTGCTGCGCGGCGGCCAGGTTTACTACCTCTACAACGACGTGGAAAACATCGAGAAAGCGGCGCAACGCCTGGCTGAGCTGGTGCCGGAGGCGCGCATCGCCATCGGTCACGGTCAGATGCGCGAACGCGATCTGGAACGGGTGATGAACGATTTCCACCACCAGCGCTTCAACGTGCTGGTGTGCACCACCATCATCGAAACCGGCATCGATATCCCCAGCGCCAACACCATCATCATCGAGCGGGCCGATCGCTTCGGCCTGGCGCAGCTGCACCAACTGCGCGGCCGCGTCGGGCGTTCGCACCATCAGGCTTACGCCTATCTGTTGACGCCAAACCCGAAAGCCATGGGCACCGACGCTCATAAACGGCTCGAGGCCATCGCGTCGCTGGAAGATCTCGGCGCCGGTTTCGCGCTGGCAACCCACGATCTGGAGATCCGCGGCGCCGGCGAACTGCTGGGCGAAGACCAGAGCGGCCAGATGACCACCGTCGGCTTCTCGCTCTATATGGAGCTGCTGGAAAGCGCCGTCGACGCGTTGAAAAACGGCCGCGAACCGTCGCTGGAAGATCTCACCAGCAACCAGACCGAGGTAGAGTTGCGCATGCCGGCGCTGCTGCCGGAAGATTTCATTCCCGACGTCAATACCCGCCTGTCGCTGTATAAGCGTATCGCCAGCGCGAAGAACGACGGTGAGCTTGACGAGCTGAAGGTCGAGCTGATCGACCGCTTCGGTCAACTGCCGGATGCGGCGCGCAATCTGTTGCAGTGCGCGGCGCTACGCCTGCACGCGCAGAAACTGGGGATCAAACGCATCGAGAGCAACGAGCGCGGCGGCTTTATCGAGTTCGGCGACAACAACCGCGTCGATCCGGGTTATCTGATCGGCCTGTTGCAGGGCAATCCGCAGGTTTACCGCCTGGACGGCCCGAGCAAGCTGAAGTTCACGCTCGACCTGGCCGATCGCCAAAAACGCCTGGCGTTCACCGAAGAGCTGCTGAACGCCTTCCGCGAACACACGCTGGCGGTCTGAGCCAACGCCCCCGCCGTGGCGGCGGGGGCGGCTTATTCGCGCGGGAATCCGGCGCCCAGCGGCGCCAGCTGCATCACGCGGCTGGTCACCACCCGGTTTTTGCCGCTGCGCTTCGCCTCATACAAGGCCTCGTCGGTCATGGCGATCGCCTTGTCCAGCGTCATGCCCGGCAGATACAGCGACACGCCGATCGACAGCGTGATGTGCGCTTCGTCGTGCGCATTCAGCAAGAACGTCGAGCTTTCAACCGCGCTGCGAATGCGCTCCGCCACCCCGCCGATGACCTGCGGATCGTAGCTGGCGGTGATCACCATAAACTCCTCGCCGCCGTAGCGCCCGACGAAGTCCTCATTGCGCACGCTGTTTTGCAGCAGCCGGCCGACGCTGGCCAGCAGCACGTCACCGGCCGGATGGCCGTAGGTATCGTTGATGCTTTTGAAGTTATCCAAATCGAGGATCATCAGCCCGCACGGGCGGCGCTCGGCACGCTGCAGCATCAGCTGATAATCGACGCTGGCGCGGTTGTTGATGTGGGTCAGGCTGTCGGTGGTGGCGCGCGCGCGCATCGCGAAATAGGCGTAGATATGGCGCTCTTTGAAATTCAGCGCATGATAGCAAATCGCCAGACAGAGCGCGGAAACCGCCTGGTACAGCAACACATCCGGCCACAGCCCGCTCATGTCCACCAGCAGCCACACCACCGCGATGCGATACAGCGCGATGATGCCGATCGTCAGGTAAAACGTCCGGTGGGATTTTTTCAGCCACACGCGCGACAGCAGCAGCGGCGCGACGATCGAGGCGATGAACAGGTTATCGACGGTGAAACCGCCGGTCAGCGTCATGGCGAACAGAAAACTCACCAGCCCGCTGACGCCGCCGCCGAAGAAAGTCACCAATATCATCGGGATCATCGCAAAGCTGTAATGCACCTTATCGGTCAGCTCCAGCCGATCCTGGCTCAAATACAGCACCGCCACCCCGGCCAGCAGGCCGAAAACAACGCGCTTCCACAGTGCGGATTGATAAGAAAAAGGGGCATTCTTGCTGAGAAGGAAATAGCTTATCGACAACGTCGCGTAGGTGATGCAGGCGTCGCTGTAAAGGGTAGAAATGGACGCAATGTAAGTCATAAATAGTCAGCGCGCTCCTCGGGATCGCCAGGGGGTAATGTGCAGACGTTGAATAACGCATCCCTGTCGTCTCCGCTTCGGCGGCGGCCATTTTACACGGTCTATTAATAGAGTAGCAGTTCTATCTTATCGCCAAGCCGTCTATCTCACGACGCCCGCTTCAGGCTACTCTGTGCGTTGTGTTATCGGGGGAGAACCGCATGAATATCGACGATGAACTGCAAGCGCTCAGCGAACAGGAAGCGACGCTGGCCTTTACCCATTTTGACGCCGCCACCGCCTGGGAACTGGGCGCGGCGCTGAAAACCGCCGCCGAGCGGCGCGGCCTGAGCATCGCCATCGAGATCCAACTGACCGGGCAGACGCTGTTTTATTACGCCATGCCGGGGGCAACGCCGGACATTGCCGACTGGGTGCGGCGCAAGCGCAATCTGGTGAACCATTTTCACAAAAGCTCTTACGCCATCGGCCTGCGCCTGCAGCAACGGCAAACGTCGCTGGAGGAGCGTTACGGGCTGAGCGTGCGTGACTATTCGGTGCACGGCGGCGCCTTCCCGCTCACCCTGACCGGCCTCGGCTGCGTCGGCAGCATCAGCATTTCCGGCGCGCCGCAGAAGGAAGATCACCAGCTGCTGGTGAGTACTTTAGCCCACTTTCTCGGCTTATCCCTGCCCACGCTGTAATAACCGTTAAAACCTTGACTGTCACTTTTCTTGTCAGCCGCAGAATCTGCGGCTGACTTCTCTATTATCGAAATTTAGCGCCGAACAAAAGGGCGACTCTCTGATTTCCTGCGCCAAATTGATACAGGTCTGGTAATCCGCTGAACAAAAGGCGTATGGTATCTGTCACGTGACAAGACGGACCTCATCGGGCCCGCCATTCCTTTCACTTTTGAAGATTTGGTACGCACCGTAGATGAAAACGCATGAAATAAACAAAATTCGCCCCTTCAGCGCGCTGATAGACGCCTGCTGGCGGGAACCTTATAACCTGGCGCGGTTGTTGAAAGACGCTATCGCCGGAGTCACGGTCGGTATTATCGCCATTCCGCTGGCGATGGCGTTGGCGATCGCCAGCGGCGTGCCGCCGCAGTATGGTCTATATACCGCCGCTATCGCCGGCATCGTCATCGCCGTCAGCGGCGGTTCGCGCTACAGCGTCTCCGGCCCCACCGCCGCCTTCGTGGTGATCCTCTATCCGGTCTCGCAGCAGTTCGGCCTGGCCGGCCTGCTGGTCGCCACGCTGATCTCCGGGGTATTTCTGCTGCTGATGGGGCTCGCGCGCTTTGGCAGGCTGATCGAGTACATTCCACTGCCGGTGACGCTCGGCTTTACCTCCGGCATCGCCATCACCATCGCCACCATGCAGATCAAGGACTTTTTCGGTCTGCAGCTGGCGCACACGCCGGAAAACTATGTCGGCAAGCTGTACACCCTGCTGCAGGCGCTGCCGACGCTGGATCTCGGCGATACCCTGATCGGCGCCGTGACGCTGCTGATTTTGATCTTCTGGCCCAAGCTCGGCCTGCGGGTGCCCGGCCACCTGCCGGCGCTGCTGGCGGGCACCGCGCTGATGGGGCTGCTGACGCTGTTTGACCACCCGGTGGCGACCATCGGCTCCCGCTTCAGCTACCTGCTGGCCGATGGCAGCAGCGGCCAGGGCATTCCGCCGATCCTGCCGCAGCTGTTGCTGCCCTGGGATCTGCCGGGCGGCGGCGGGCAGCCGTTCACTCTGAGTTGGCAAACCGTTTCCGCCCTGTTGCCGGCGGCGTTTTCGATGGCAATGCTCGGCGCGATCGAATCACTGCTGTGCGCAGTGGTGCTCGACGGCATGACCGGCAAGAAGCATAACTCGAACAGCGAATTAATCGGCCAGGGTGCGGGCAACATCATCGCGCCGTTCTTCGGCGGCATCACCGCGACCGCCGCGATTGCCCGATCGGCCGCCAACGTGCGCGCCGGCGCCACCTCACCGGTGTCCGCCATCATCCACGCACTGCTGGTGCTGTTGGCGCTGCTGGTTCTGGCGCCGTGGCTCTCTTATCTGCCGCTGGCGGCGATGGCGGCGCTGCTGCTGATGGTCGCCTGGAACATGAGCGAGGCGCACAAAGTGATTTACCTGCTGCGCCGGGCGCCGAAGGACGACATTCTGGTGCTGCTGCTGTGCATGTCGCTGACGGTGCTGTTCGACATGGTGATCGCCATTACCGTGGGCATCGTGTTGGCGTCGCTGCTGTTTATGCGCCGCATCGCCCGCATGACGCGGTTGAGCGAGCTGAGCGCCGACGATGGCCGCCTGGTGCTGCGAGTGAATGGCCCGCTGTTCTTCGCCGCCGCCGAGCGTATCTTTAGCGAACTGCTGGCACGCAGCGAGGATTACCGGACGATCGTGCTGCAGTGGGATGCGGTGCCAGTGCTCGACGCCGGCGGCCTGAACGCCCTGCGGCGCTTTATCGACGTGCTGCCGGCGGATAAAAAGCTGGTGATCACCGACGTGCCGTTCCAGCCGCTGAAAACCCTGGCGCGCGCGCGGGTGCAGCCGATCGAGGGCCGCTTGCAGTTCTACCCGACGCTGCCGGAAGCGCTGGCGGCCACCGGCGCCTGAACGTAAAAAAGCCCGACGCGTCGGGCTTTTTTTTGGCGATGAGCGCTTAGTTGCTGGTATCCAGCTCCGGGAAGCTCTTCACCAGGTCGTCGATGGCTTTCATCTGCGCCAGGAACGGTTCCAGCTTGTCCAACGGCAGCGCGGACGGCCCGTCGCACTTGGCGTTGTTAGGATCCGGGTGCGCTTCGAGGAACAGCCCTGCCAGGCCAACCGCCATGCCGGCACGCGCCAGCTCGGCCACCTGAGCACGACGGCCGCCGGACGCGGCGCCGAACGGATCGCGGGTCTGCAACGCGTGGGTCACGTCGAAGATCACCGGATGGCCGCCAGTCACGTTCTTCATCACGTTGATGCCCAGCATGTCGACCACCAGGTTGTCATAGCCAAAGTTGCTGCCGCGATCGCACAGGATCACCTGGTCGTTGCCGCCCTCTTTGAACTTGTCGACGATGTTGCCCATCTGCCCCGGGCTGACAAACTGCGGCTTCTTGACGTTGATCACCGCGCCGGTTTTCGCCATCGCTTCCACCAGATCGGTCTGACGCGCCAGGAAGGCCGGCAGCTGGATCACGTCAACCACTTCAGAAACCGGCTGCGCCTGTGCCGCTTCGTGCACGTCGGTGATGATTTTCACGCCGAAGGTTTTTTTCAGCTCTTCGAAGATCTTCATCCCTTCTTCCAGGCCCGGACCGCGGTACGAGTGAATGGAAGAACGGTTGGCCTTGTCGAAAGAGGCTTTGAATATGTAAGGAATGCCCAGTTTTTGCGTCACGGTGACGTAGTGCTCGCAGATGCTCATCGCCAGGTCGCGCGATTCCAGCACGTTCATACCGCCAAACAGCACAAACGGCAGATCGTTTGCTACGTCGATGTCGCCAATGCTAACCACTTTCTGTTTCATGCTTTCGCCTTTGTTAAGGTTGTAACCGTCGCCTTGCAAACTGCACGGAGTCATTGAATTAATGCAGCGTCACCTGTTTCGGTTCAATCGAATGGATCTGCACTTTGATCACCTCGCTGACCGGGTCTTCAGGACACTGCTCGACAAAATAGTTGAGATCGGAAATCGCGATGTGGTTGCACTCCAGCTGGGCATAAATCAGCCCGCGGTCGCGGATCTCGTACGGATCTTCCGGATCGAAGCACAACACCGTTTCACTGGTGCGCAGCGCCATTTCCAGCTGCTTTTCTTCCATCAGAGCGGCCTTCAGCGTATCCAGCATCTTGCGCACCACCATGATGTTCTCGGATTCGTCGAGATCGTCGTCTTCCAGCTCGGCGCCCAAGCCCAGGTTGCCCTTAATCCACACCTCCAGCTGGTGTTCGCTCAGGGTTTCGCCGTTCAGCGGGTTGATCAGCCACAGCTCTTCATCCAGCCAATCGGCGCGCAGGATCAGCTGAGTGGGGAAAATCACCGGCAGCAGCGGCAGATCCAGCGCGTTGGCGATGTGCAGGAAGATGGTGCCGAGCGAAACCGGCGTGCCCTGCCGCCCCTCCAGCACCTTGTCCAGCCAGATGGCGTCCGACAGGCGGTACACGCCGCTGGCGCCGCCGAATCCCCAGGTCTTGTAGAACAGTTCAATGAGCGCATCCAGTTGCTGCTCCTGAGTGATATCGGCCGGCACCACCGCGCGCGCTTCGTCCACCAGCTGTTGCAGCTTGCGCTCCACGTCGGCAGCCGGGAAATCGCGCCGCACCGACTGCGACACCAGGATCACCCCTTCGCTCAGCGGCGAGGTGTTAAATTCAAAATCAGCAATGCTACTCATAGGTATCCCATCAGAAACGGTATTTTCGTCGTGGCAAGTTTAATTATCAGGTACAGGCAGCCCAACGCCAGCACGAACGCCACGGTTCGCAGCCGCTGACTTTTGGTCTTCTTGCCCAATGCGACGTAGCCAAGCAGGATATAGATAATAACGCCAAACAGCTTCTCGGTCAGCCATGAGTCCATACCCAGCAGCGGATAAAACCCGAACGTCACCACCAGCGCGATGCCGCTGACGAACAGCAGCGTGTCATTCAGGTGCGGCGCTATCTTGACCCAGCGGCGACCCATGATCGGCGAACGGCGCCACTGCCAAAAGAAACGCAGCACAAACAAGGTAATACTGATGGCGACCGTCAGCAAATGGAAATGTTTCAACGCGGTGTATGCAGTCATGGTGCTCCCTTAAATGGCCCGGGCGTCGTTATTATGAGGGGCGCTTATCCCGGCCATTGGCCGAGCGTCACGCGGTCGTTGTCGCCGTAATCACGGTGGGTGGCGACAGCGGAAAATCCGGCGGCCTGCAGCAGCGCGCGCACGCTCTCACCCTGCTGCCAGCCATGTTCCAACAGCAGCCAGCCCTGCGGCTGCAGATGGTGCGGCGCCTGGCGCACGATGGCGGCCAGATCCGCCAACCCGTGCTCGGCGGCGACCAGCGCACTGCCCGGCTCGAAGCGCACGTCGCCCTGCGACAAATGCGGATCGGCGGCATCGATATAGGGCGGATTGCTGGCGATCAGCGCGAAACGTTGCCCCGCGACTGGCGCAAACCAGCTGCCCTGTAAAAATCGGACGTTGTCGATCTTCAGCTTGTGCGCATTGTGCTGCGCCAGCGCAACCGCCTCCGGCTGCACATCGACGCCGATAGCCGAACAATCCGGGCGCTCGCTGGCCAGCGCCAGCGCAATGGCGCCGGTGCCGGTGCCGAGATCGAGGAAGTGGCAGGGTTGCGGCGGCAGGCGCGCCAACGCCAGCTCCACCAGGCATTCGGTATCCGGGCGCGGGATCAGCGTCGCGGGCGAGACCGACAGCGGCAGCGACCAAAACTCGCGCTCGCCCACCAGATAGGCCACCGGCTCACCGCGTTCGCGGCGCGCCAGCAGCGTCTCCAGCTGCTGTTGCTGCGGCGGCGTCAGCACGGTTTCCCCGAACGCCATCAGGAAGGTTCTGGCCCTGCCGGTCACGAAACCCAACAGGATTTCCGCGTCGCGCCGGGCGCTGTCGCTGTGGGTCAAACGCGCGGCGGCGGCTTTCAGCCAGTGTTGATACTCCATCACTCTTGCTCGGCGGACAGCGCCGCCAGCTGATCGGCCTGATACTCCTGCACGATCGGCTGGATCAGCATGTCCAGTTTGCCTTCCATCACCTCGTCCAGGCGGTAGAGCGTCAGGTTGATGCGGTGGTCGGTCACCCGCCCCTGCGGGAAGTTGTAGGTGCGGTTACGGTCGGAACGATCGCCGCTGCCCAGCAGGTTGCGGCGAGTGGACGCCTCGGCCTGCTGGCGCTTGGCCATCTCGGCGGCACGAATGCGCGCGCCCAGCACCGACATCGCCTTGGCTTTGTTTTTGTGCTGTGAACGTTCGTCCTGGCACTCCACCACGATGCCGGTCGGCAGGTGAGTGATGCGGATCGCCGAATCGGTGGTGTTAACGTGCTGGCCGCCGGCGCCGGAGGAACGGAAGGTGTCGATTTTCAGATCGCCCGGGTTGATGTCCGGCAGCTCGGCTTCCGGCACTTCCGGCATCACCGCCACGGTGCAGGCGGAGGTGTGGATGCGCCCCTGGGATTCGGTTTCCGGCACGCGCTGCACGCGGTGGCCGCCGGATTCAAACTTCAGCTGGCCGTACACGCCGTCGCCGGAAACTTTGGCGATCACTTCTTTGAAGCCGCCGTGTTCGCCTTCGTTGGCGCTCATCACCTCGACGCGCCAGCGGCGGCCTTCGGCGTAACGGCTGTACATGCGGAACAGATCGCCGGCGAAGATCGCCGCCTCATCGCCGCCGGTGCCGGCGCGCACTTCGAGGAAGCAGCTGCGCTCATCATCCGGATCTTTCGGCAGCAGCAAGACCTGCAGCTGCTGTTCCAGCGCTTCGCTGCTCGCCCGCGCCTGTTTCAGCTCTTCCTGCGCCATCTCGCGCATTTCCGGATCGTCCAGCATCATTTCCGCCGTCTCCAGATCCTCCTGCACCTGACGCCATTCCAGGAAGCAGCGGCTGACGTCGGTCAGCTGCGCGTATTCTCGCGACAGCGCGCGGAACCGGTCTTGGTCGGCGATGACGCCGGCATCGCCGAGCAGCGCCTGCACTTCTTCATGGCGCTCTTGTAACGCTTCCAGTTTGGCAACAATAGAAGGCTTCATGCGTGGTAATAAACCCTGTTAATAGAGAAAACTAATGCTGATCCAGCCCGAGGCTGTCGCGTAATAACTGCAACCGCTCCACGTCGCCGTCGCCGGCGGCCTGCTGGAGGGATTTGGTAGGGGCATGAATAAGACGGTTGGTCAGTTTATGGGCCAGCTCGTGAATAACCTGCTCCACGTTGGCGCCCTGCGCGATGGCGGCCAGCGCTTTGGCCTCCATCTCTGCGCGGATCTGGTCGGCCTGCGAACGGTAGTCGCGGATGGTTTCCACCGCGCCCTGCGAACGCAGCCAGGCCATGAAGTTGGTGCTTTCCTGCTGCACGATCGATTCCGCCTGCACCGCCGCCGCTTTGCGCTGCGCCAGGTTGCTTTGAATGATGGCGTGCAGATCGTCCACGCTGTACAGATAGGCGTTGGCCA
Above is a window of Serratia nematodiphila DZ0503SBS1 DNA encoding:
- the mfd gene encoding transcription-repair coupling factor, with protein sequence MSTSDSRNRSSSPRYSLPDRAGDLRQLGQLTGAACAVECAEIVERHPGPVMLIAPDMQNALRLRDEIQQFTDQMVTTLSDWETLPYDSFSPHQEIISDRLSSLYHLPTMARGVIILPVNTLMQRVCPHEFLHGHALVMKKGQRLSRDKLRAQLEQAGYRSVDQVMEHGEFATRGALLDLYPMGSDEPYRIDFFDDEIDSLRIFDVDTQRTLSEVEAINLLPAHEFPTDKNAIELFRSQWREQFEVRRDAEHIYQQVSKSAWPAGIEYWQPLFFSQPLPSLFSYLPANTLIVNTGDLESAAERFWQDVNQRYESRRVDPMRPLLAPDTLWLRVDALFGELKAWPRIALKTDELPVKAGNTNLDYHALPDLAVQAQHKSPLDNLRRFIEGFDGSVIFSVESEGRRETLQDLLGRIKLAPALIQRLDQAETAGRYMMVGAAEHGFLDGLRQRALICESDLLGERVSRRRQDNRRTINTDTLIRNLAELHPGQPVVHLEHGVGRYVGLTTLEAGGIKAEYLILSYAGEDKLYVPVSSLHLISRYAGGADENAPLHKLGGDAWTRARQKAAERVRDVAAELLDIYAQRAAKAGFAFKHNREQYQLFCQTFPFETTPDQEQAINAVLSDMCQPLAMDRLVCGDVGFGKTEVAMRAAFLAVENGKQVAVLVPTTLLAQQHFDNFRDRFATWPIRIEMMSRFRSAKEQQQVLDDAAEGKVDIIIGTHKLLQSDLRWKDLGLLIVDEEHRFGVRHKERIKAMRADVDILTLTATPIPRTLNMAMSGMRDLSIIATPPARRLAVKTFVREYDSLVVREAILREVLRGGQVYYLYNDVENIEKAAQRLAELVPEARIAIGHGQMRERDLERVMNDFHHQRFNVLVCTTIIETGIDIPSANTIIIERADRFGLAQLHQLRGRVGRSHHQAYAYLLTPNPKAMGTDAHKRLEAIASLEDLGAGFALATHDLEIRGAGELLGEDQSGQMTTVGFSLYMELLESAVDALKNGREPSLEDLTSNQTEVELRMPALLPEDFIPDVNTRLSLYKRIASAKNDGELDELKVELIDRFGQLPDAARNLLQCAALRLHAQKLGIKRIESNERGGFIEFGDNNRVDPGYLIGLLQGNPQVYRLDGPSKLKFTLDLADRQKRLAFTEELLNAFREHTLAV
- a CDS encoding GGDEF domain-containing protein, coding for MTYIASISTLYSDACITYATLSISYFLLSKNAPFSYQSALWKRVVFGLLAGVAVLYLSQDRLELTDKVHYSFAMIPMILVTFFGGGVSGLVSFLFAMTLTGGFTVDNLFIASIVAPLLLSRVWLKKSHRTFYLTIGIIALYRIAVVWLLVDMSGLWPDVLLYQAVSALCLAICYHALNFKERHIYAYFAMRARATTDSLTHINNRASVDYQLMLQRAERRPCGLMILDLDNFKSINDTYGHPAGDVLLASVGRLLQNSVRNEDFVGRYGGEEFMVITASYDPQVIGGVAERIRSAVESSTFLLNAHDEAHITLSIGVSLYLPGMTLDKAIAMTDEALYEAKRSGKNRVVTSRVMQLAPLGAGFPRE
- a CDS encoding heme-degrading domain-containing protein; the encoded protein is MNIDDELQALSEQEATLAFTHFDAATAWELGAALKTAAERRGLSIAIEIQLTGQTLFYYAMPGATPDIADWVRRKRNLVNHFHKSSYAIGLRLQQRQTSLEERYGLSVRDYSVHGGAFPLTLTGLGCVGSISISGAPQKEDHQLLVSTLAHFLGLSLPTL
- the dauA gene encoding C4-dicarboxylic acid transporter DauA; this translates as MKTHEINKIRPFSALIDACWREPYNLARLLKDAIAGVTVGIIAIPLAMALAIASGVPPQYGLYTAAIAGIVIAVSGGSRYSVSGPTAAFVVILYPVSQQFGLAGLLVATLISGVFLLLMGLARFGRLIEYIPLPVTLGFTSGIAITIATMQIKDFFGLQLAHTPENYVGKLYTLLQALPTLDLGDTLIGAVTLLILIFWPKLGLRVPGHLPALLAGTALMGLLTLFDHPVATIGSRFSYLLADGSSGQGIPPILPQLLLPWDLPGGGGQPFTLSWQTVSALLPAAFSMAMLGAIESLLCAVVLDGMTGKKHNSNSELIGQGAGNIIAPFFGGITATAAIARSAANVRAGATSPVSAIIHALLVLLALLVLAPWLSYLPLAAMAALLLMVAWNMSEAHKVIYLLRRAPKDDILVLLLCMSLTVLFDMVIAITVGIVLASLLFMRRIARMTRLSELSADDGRLVLRVNGPLFFAAAERIFSELLARSEDYRTIVLQWDAVPVLDAGGLNALRRFIDVLPADKKLVITDVPFQPLKTLARARVQPIEGRLQFYPTLPEALAATGA
- the kdsA gene encoding 3-deoxy-8-phosphooctulonate synthase; amino-acid sequence: MKQKVVSIGDIDVANDLPFVLFGGMNVLESRDLAMSICEHYVTVTQKLGIPYIFKASFDKANRSSIHSYRGPGLEEGMKIFEELKKTFGVKIITDVHEAAQAQPVSEVVDVIQLPAFLARQTDLVEAMAKTGAVINVKKPQFVSPGQMGNIVDKFKEGGNDQVILCDRGSNFGYDNLVVDMLGINVMKNVTGGHPVIFDVTHALQTRDPFGAASGGRRAQVAELARAGMAVGLAGLFLEAHPDPNNAKCDGPSALPLDKLEPFLAQMKAIDDLVKSFPELDTSN
- the sirB1 gene encoding invasion regulator SirB1, with protein sequence MSSIADFEFNTSPLSEGVILVSQSVRRDFPAADVERKLQQLVDEARAVVPADITQEQQLDALIELFYKTWGFGGASGVYRLSDAIWLDKVLEGRQGTPVSLGTIFLHIANALDLPLLPVIFPTQLILRADWLDEELWLINPLNGETLSEHQLEVWIKGNLGLGAELEDDDLDESENIMVVRKMLDTLKAALMEEKQLEMALRTSETVLCFDPEDPYEIRDRGLIYAQLECNHIAISDLNYFVEQCPEDPVSEVIKVQIHSIEPKQVTLH
- a CDS encoding SirB2 family protein, which translates into the protein MTAYTALKHFHLLTVAISITLFVLRFFWQWRRSPIMGRRWVKIAPHLNDTLLFVSGIALVVTFGFYPLLGMDSWLTEKLFGVIIYILLGYVALGKKTKSQRLRTVAFVLALGCLYLIIKLATTKIPFLMGYL
- the prmC gene encoding peptide chain release factor N(5)-glutamine methyltransferase: MEYQHWLKAAAARLTHSDSARRDAEILLGFVTGRARTFLMAFGETVLTPPQQQQLETLLARRERGEPVAYLVGEREFWSLPLSVSPATLIPRPDTECLVELALARLPPQPCHFLDLGTGTGAIALALASERPDCSAIGVDVQPEAVALAQHNAHKLKIDNVRFLQGSWFAPVAGQRFALIASNPPYIDAADPHLSQGDVRFEPGSALVAAEHGLADLAAIVRQAPHHLQPQGWLLLEHGWQQGESVRALLQAAGFSAVATHRDYGDNDRVTLGQWPG
- the prfA gene encoding peptide chain release factor 1 gives rise to the protein MKPSIVAKLEALQERHEEVQALLGDAGVIADQDRFRALSREYAQLTDVSRCFLEWRQVQEDLETAEMMLDDPEMREMAQEELKQARASSEALEQQLQVLLLPKDPDDERSCFLEVRAGTGGDEAAIFAGDLFRMYSRYAEGRRWRVEVMSANEGEHGGFKEVIAKVSGDGVYGQLKFESGGHRVQRVPETESQGRIHTSACTVAVMPEVPEAELPDINPGDLKIDTFRSSGAGGQHVNTTDSAIRITHLPTGIVVECQDERSQHKNKAKAMSVLGARIRAAEMAKRQQAEASTRRNLLGSGDRSDRNRTYNFPQGRVTDHRINLTLYRLDEVMEGKLDMLIQPIVQEYQADQLAALSAEQE